In Candidatus Bathyarchaeota archaeon A05DMB-5, the genomic window GCACGTTCGCTTGACTGGGACTGGGTGATAAGCCGCCAACGCGTTTTCGGAACACCCATACCCGTTTGGTACTGCAAAAACTGCAACGAAGTAATCTTGGCAGATGAAAGGTGGGTTCCAATAGACCCGAAACTCGAAAAGCCACGAATAGACAAGTGCCCAAAATGCGGCGGTAAAGAATTCATTCCAGAACGCGACGTTTTCGATACGTGGATGGATTCTTCAATTTCTTGTGCCGTGCATGCTGGTTGGCCAGACCGCGAAGACTGGAGAAGATTGTTTCCGGCGGACTTGCATCCTTCTGGCATAGACATTATTCGAACTTGGGCTTACTATTTGATGGTTAGACACTTGGCTTTGTTTGACGAGGAACCCTACAAAAGCTGTTTAATTAATGGTATGGTTTTGGGTTCCGACGGCAGAAAAATGAGCAAATCATTGAAAAACTATGTTGCAGCGCCCGACGTGCTGGACAAGTACGGTACAGACGCTGCTAGACAATGGGCTGCTGGCGGTGGAGCAACAGGCTCAGACATTCCCTTCCGTTGGCCTGATGTTGAATATGGAAAACGCTTCTTGACTAAACTCTGGAATGCCGCAAAATTCGTTAGCAGTCAACTTGAAGATTACAAAGAAGACGAAGAGTACGAGTTGCAACTTCTAGACAAGTGGATTCTAAGCAAGGCTCAAAAACTCACGCAACGAGTGACAGAAGCGTTAGAAAAATGCCAATTCAACATAGCCCTTGAAGAAATTCGTAACTTCACGTGGCACTTGTTCTGTGACCAATACATTGAAGCCGTGAAGGACAGGCTTTACAAGCCAGAAGTTTACGGAGAAAAAAAGAGGAAAGCAGTTCAATTAACGCTCTATAATGTTCTCTACCGCATAATTCAGCTTCTTGCTCCAATATCGCCTCACATTACTGAGGAAATCTACGACGCAATCTACAAGGAAGAAGTGGGCGAAAAAAGCTTGCAATTGACCGCATGGCCAACACCAGATGAGAAACTGATAGACGAGGGTTCGGAGAAGAAAGGAGATTTGGTAATGGCTGTCATAACCGAGATTAGACGCGAAAAAGCAGAGAAAAGAAAACCCTTAAACGCGCAAATAAAAAAGCTAAAACTTTACGCTGGAAAAAGCGAATTCGCCAGAATACTCAGCGAAAGCAAAGAAGACATTAAGGGAACATGCAAAATCACTTACATGGAGATTTTGTCGGAAAAGGGTAAAGGCAGACAGATCCCAGAGAATCTAGCGATAAGTTTTATTTGCGAATACTAGCATTACATCTTTTTAACAAAACATTAGCGCATTTTCTATATTCGTTCTATTCTTCACAGAGGTATAGTTAACAGTGAGTGTGAAATGACTAATAGAGAAAAGG contains:
- a CDS encoding valine--tRNA ligase: MPKEFDIIKIERKWQEKWEEMGVYRFDWKDTKRPVFSIDTPPPYPSGEFHMGNVLNWTYFDIVARYKRMRGYNVYFPQGWDCHGLGIEVQVEREHKVRKRDVPPDKFRKWCEELVEKYIAMMKEGVIRLGCSVDWTTEYRTMNPDYWRCTQLSFIILYKKGFMYQGTHPVNWCPRCETAIADAEVDYEEREGTLHYIKFPLENSSEYLLIATTRPEFIPACVAVAINPSDDRFNKHIGKKITVPIVNRTVEIIPDENVDPSFGTGVVMICTYGDKEDVKTVIKHKLPVIGLLNENGTINENGGKYAGLTISKAKEAIVKDLQAAGLLEKTERIKQEIGVCDRCDAPVEILERKQWFMKTRILTDKVEEKAKQITWYPDYMKIRLIDWARSLDWDWVISRQRVFGTPIPVWYCKNCNEVILADERWVPIDPKLEKPRIDKCPKCGGKEFIPERDVFDTWMDSSISCAVHAGWPDREDWRRLFPADLHPSGIDIIRTWAYYLMVRHLALFDEEPYKSCLINGMVLGSDGRKMSKSLKNYVAAPDVLDKYGTDAARQWAAGGGATGSDIPFRWPDVEYGKRFLTKLWNAAKFVSSQLEDYKEDEEYELQLLDKWILSKAQKLTQRVTEALEKCQFNIALEEIRNFTWHLFCDQYIEAVKDRLYKPEVYGEKKRKAVQLTLYNVLYRIIQLLAPISPHITEEIYDAIYKEEVGEKSLQLTAWPTPDEKLIDEGSEKKGDLVMAVITEIRREKAEKRKPLNAQIKKLKLYAGKSEFARILSESKEDIKGTCKITYMEILSEKGKGRQIPENLAISFICEY